In one window of Pristiophorus japonicus isolate sPriJap1 chromosome 9, sPriJap1.hap1, whole genome shotgun sequence DNA:
- the atl2 gene encoding atlastin-2 isoform X8 — protein MDTQGAFDSQSTIRDCATVFALSTMTSSVQVYNLSQNIQEDDLQHLQLFTEYGRLAMEEVYQKPFQTLMFLIRDWSYPYEHPYGLEGGKSFLEKRLEIKQNQHEELQNVRKHIHSCFCKITCFLMPHPGLKVATNPSFDGRLKDIDGDFKKELRSVVPFLLSPENLVEKEIGGSKVTCRDLVEYFKAYIKIYQGEELPHPKSMLQATAEANNLAAVAGAKDVYNKAMELFCGGDKPYIAPADLQQQHLTLKEASIKQFRSIKKMGGEEFCQRYQEQLEQEMDENYANFVKHNDSKNIFYAARTPATLFAVMFTMYIISGVTGFIGLNSIASLCNLVMGLALISLCTWAYTKYSGEFREFGTIIDQVAETIWEQVLKPLSDNLMEDNIRQTVANSIKAGLTEQGSQHTKLKTN, from the exons ATGGATACTCAGGGGGCCTTTGACAGTCAGTCAACCATAAGAGACTGTGCTACGGTGTTTGCTCTCAGCACCATGACCAGTTCTGTTCAG gtatacaatttgtctcagaacatTCAAGAAGATGATCTGCAACACTTGCAG CTCTTCACAGAATATGGCCGACTGGCTATGGAGGAAGTGTACCAAAAACCCTTCCAG ACGCTAATGTTTTTAATAAGAGATTGGAGTTATCCTTATGAACATCCATATGGGCTGGAAGGAGGCAAGAGCTTCTTGGAAAAACGGTTGGAG ATAAAACAAAACCAGCACGAAGAGTTGCAGAATGTTAGGAAGCACATCCACTCCTGTTTTTGCAAGATCACCTGTTTCCTAATGCCACATCCCGGTCTGAAAGTTGCCACAAATCCTAGTTTTGATGGAAGATTAAAAG ACATTGATGGTGACTTCAAGAAGGAGCTCCGCAGTGTAGTGCCATTTCTACTGTCTCCTGAAAACTTAGTAGAGAAGGAAATCGGGGGCTCCAAAGTGACTTGTCGAGATCTTGTTGAATACTTCAAG GCTTACATCAAAATTTACCAAGGAGAGGAACTACCCCATCCAAAGTCTATGCTGCAG GCAACAGCTGAAGCCAACAATCTAGCTGCTGTTGCAGGAGCAAAAGATGTCTACAACAAAGCCATGGAGCTG TTCTGTGGGGGAGATAAGCCATACATAGCGCCAGCAGATCTGCAGCAACAGCACCTGACCTTGAAAGAAGCTTCTATCAAGCAGTTTCGATCAATCAAGAAAATGGGCGGGGAAGAGTTCTGTCAGCGCTATCAAGAGCAGCTTGAGCAAGAAATGGACGAGAACTATGCAAACTTCGTAAAGCACAATGACAGCAAAAATATTTTTTATGCTGCCCGTACACCTGCCACGCTTTTTGCTGTGATGTTTACCATGTACATAATCTCAGGAGTGACTGGATTCATTGGTTTGAACTCGATAGCTTCTTTATGCAATCTTGTGATGGGACTGGCCCTAATATCCCTCTGCACCTGGGCTTACACTAAGTATTCTGGTGAATTCAGAGAATTTGGAACAATCATTGATCAAGTGGCCGAAACTATATGGGAACAG GTGTTGAAGCCACTGAGTGACAATTTGATGGAGGACAACATAAGACAGACTGTAGCAAACTCCATCAAAGCAGGTTTGACTGAGCAGGGCTCCCAACATACCAAATTAAAGACAAACTGA
- the atl2 gene encoding atlastin-2 isoform X7, giving the protein MTKAPPPTPPKNPDTWLGGDDEPLTGFTWRGGCERETTGIQVWSEVFVINKSDGNQVAVLLMDTQGAFDSQSTIRDCATVFALSTMTSSVQVYNLSQNIQEDDLQHLQLFTEYGRLAMEEVYQKPFQTLMFLIRDWSYPYEHPYGLEGGKSFLEKRLEIKQNQHEELQNVRKHIHSCFCKITCFLMPHPGLKVATNPSFDGRLKDIDGDFKKELRSVVPFLLSPENLVEKEIGGSKVTCRDLVEYFKAYIKIYQGEELPHPKSMLQATAEANNLAAVAGAKDVYNKAMELFCGGDKPYIAPADLQQQHLTLKEASIKQFRSIKKMGGEEFCQRYQEQLEQEMDENYANFVKHNDSKNIFYAARTPATLFAVMFTMYIISGVTGFIGLNSIASLCNLVMGLALISLCTWAYTKYSGEFREFGTIIDQVAETIWEQVLKPLSDNLMEDNIRQTVANSIKAGLTEQGSQHTKLKTN; this is encoded by the exons AATCCTGATACGTGGCTGGGTGGAGATGATGAACCATTGACCGGTTTTACTTGGCGAGGCGGATGTGAGCGAGAAACTACTGGTATACAAGTCTGGAGCGAAGTTTTTGTAATCAACAAGTCTGATGGAAACCAG GTTGCAGTGCTTTTAATGGATACTCAGGGGGCCTTTGACAGTCAGTCAACCATAAGAGACTGTGCTACGGTGTTTGCTCTCAGCACCATGACCAGTTCTGTTCAG gtatacaatttgtctcagaacatTCAAGAAGATGATCTGCAACACTTGCAG CTCTTCACAGAATATGGCCGACTGGCTATGGAGGAAGTGTACCAAAAACCCTTCCAG ACGCTAATGTTTTTAATAAGAGATTGGAGTTATCCTTATGAACATCCATATGGGCTGGAAGGAGGCAAGAGCTTCTTGGAAAAACGGTTGGAG ATAAAACAAAACCAGCACGAAGAGTTGCAGAATGTTAGGAAGCACATCCACTCCTGTTTTTGCAAGATCACCTGTTTCCTAATGCCACATCCCGGTCTGAAAGTTGCCACAAATCCTAGTTTTGATGGAAGATTAAAAG ACATTGATGGTGACTTCAAGAAGGAGCTCCGCAGTGTAGTGCCATTTCTACTGTCTCCTGAAAACTTAGTAGAGAAGGAAATCGGGGGCTCCAAAGTGACTTGTCGAGATCTTGTTGAATACTTCAAG GCTTACATCAAAATTTACCAAGGAGAGGAACTACCCCATCCAAAGTCTATGCTGCAG GCAACAGCTGAAGCCAACAATCTAGCTGCTGTTGCAGGAGCAAAAGATGTCTACAACAAAGCCATGGAGCTG TTCTGTGGGGGAGATAAGCCATACATAGCGCCAGCAGATCTGCAGCAACAGCACCTGACCTTGAAAGAAGCTTCTATCAAGCAGTTTCGATCAATCAAGAAAATGGGCGGGGAAGAGTTCTGTCAGCGCTATCAAGAGCAGCTTGAGCAAGAAATGGACGAGAACTATGCAAACTTCGTAAAGCACAATGACAGCAAAAATATTTTTTATGCTGCCCGTACACCTGCCACGCTTTTTGCTGTGATGTTTACCATGTACATAATCTCAGGAGTGACTGGATTCATTGGTTTGAACTCGATAGCTTCTTTATGCAATCTTGTGATGGGACTGGCCCTAATATCCCTCTGCACCTGGGCTTACACTAAGTATTCTGGTGAATTCAGAGAATTTGGAACAATCATTGATCAAGTGGCCGAAACTATATGGGAACAG GTGTTGAAGCCACTGAGTGACAATTTGATGGAGGACAACATAAGACAGACTGTAGCAAACTCCATCAAAGCAGGTTTGACTGAGCAGGGCTCCCAACATACCAAATTAAAGACAAACTGA